A section of the Bacillus pumilus genome encodes:
- the sipW gene encoding signal peptidase I SipW: MKKWMKMSGSILYVVVFTVMIACIIVVLSSRTTGGDPQIFGYQFKQVLSGSMEPEFSTGSLIVVKEVTSPESLKKGDIITFQTKQDQSYVTHRIVGVKGKGSNKAFETKGDQNMYQDGTLVKADQVTAQYTGVNIPYAGKLLSYAGTSAGTALLLIIPGVMLLVYSTLHFVGAAKHRRHTADLQMSEEQA; the protein is encoded by the coding sequence ATGAAAAAATGGATGAAGATGTCAGGAAGTATTCTTTATGTGGTGGTATTCACGGTGATGATTGCATGTATTATTGTCGTATTGTCATCAAGAACGACAGGAGGAGATCCTCAAATTTTCGGTTATCAATTCAAGCAAGTATTATCTGGCTCAATGGAACCGGAATTTTCGACTGGCTCACTCATTGTCGTAAAAGAAGTGACTTCACCGGAGTCGCTTAAAAAAGGAGATATTATCACGTTTCAAACGAAGCAGGACCAGTCATATGTGACCCACCGAATTGTTGGGGTGAAAGGCAAGGGATCAAATAAAGCCTTTGAGACGAAAGGTGATCAGAATATGTATCAGGACGGCACACTAGTAAAAGCGGATCAGGTGACTGCGCAGTATACGGGTGTGAACATTCCTTATGCAGGAAAGCTTCTTTCGTATGCAGGAACTTCGGCTGGAACCGCGTTGCTGCTCATTATACCAGGTGTGATGCTGCTCGTTTATTCAACTCTTCATTTTGTGGGAGCTGCAAAACATCGAAGACACACGGCTGATTTACAGATGTCAGAGGAACAAGCTTAA
- the tapA gene encoding amyloid fiber anchoring/assembly protein TapA: MKQSLFVLFCAIFLIFTSLLISTTNASFNDVEHSNFVMKTCENFEQTDQHCQPIKWDRSDLELIDQTMIKGTVCAPQSLSITLKNSGQPIAHSEWKWELHKVKSEQKPLQDGHILEKGSIQSLLSQETTTVTTDKAKRNGIYAFKIYYPKGFEGSEEAFIWSKPMQLAKCPEKVS, from the coding sequence ATGAAACAGTCGCTCTTTGTACTCTTTTGTGCCATTTTTTTGATCTTCACGTCTCTCTTGATCTCAACAACGAACGCTTCGTTTAACGATGTTGAGCACTCAAACTTTGTCATGAAAACATGTGAAAATTTTGAACAAACGGATCAGCATTGTCAGCCTATCAAATGGGATAGAAGTGATTTGGAACTCATCGATCAAACAATGATCAAAGGAACAGTCTGCGCACCTCAAAGCTTGAGCATCACATTAAAAAATAGTGGACAACCTATTGCACACTCTGAATGGAAATGGGAATTACATAAAGTGAAAAGCGAGCAGAAGCCGTTACAAGATGGTCATATTCTTGAAAAAGGCTCTATACAGTCCCTGCTTTCACAAGAAACAACCACTGTCACGACAGATAAAGCAAAAAGGAATGGAATTTATGCGTTTAAAATCTATTATCCTAAAGGTTTTGAAGGATCTGAAGAGGCATTTATATGGTCTAAACCTATGCAGCTCGCAAAGTGTCCAGAAAAGGTATCTTAA
- a CDS encoding DUF3889 domain-containing protein — MILDANPADARGFLAAADQWETRAVKEAKKRYPLTQVLFKQKVWDRHREKESVKQYHITLKDHTKEFGVYVTISYNPYSNKVNKVIVVEEYS; from the coding sequence ATGATACTAGACGCCAATCCTGCGGATGCGAGAGGTTTCCTTGCCGCAGCAGATCAATGGGAAACACGGGCAGTCAAAGAAGCAAAGAAACGATATCCGCTAACGCAAGTCTTATTCAAACAAAAAGTATGGGACCGTCATCGTGAGAAGGAATCTGTGAAACAGTATCATATTACGTTAAAAGACCACACCAAAGAATTTGGGGTATATGTCACTATTTCTTATAACCCTTACTCAAACAAGGTCAATAAAGTGATTGTTGTAGAAGAATATAGCTAA
- a CDS encoding YqzE family protein: MKTNDYVKYMTQEIIKYMNTPRDERKEHKQEKLQTKPPFSQRLFGVLPFGFSMMLKKRKRHRQK, encoded by the coding sequence TTGAAAACCAATGATTATGTAAAATATATGACGCAGGAAATCATTAAATATATGAATACACCGCGAGACGAACGGAAGGAACATAAACAAGAGAAATTGCAAACGAAACCGCCATTTTCACAGCGTTTATTTGGGGTTTTGCCGTTTGGATTTTCAATGATGCTAAAAAAACGTAAACGACATCGTCAAAAGTAA
- a CDS encoding competence type IV pilus minor pilin ComGG yields the protein MKREGGFIYPQVLAVILFFLLILGAMTIGFQKELRSVELTISFYKKQQLFRVGVSEAVRTLHHLCEKQHTPIDTEEGRVTLKQVTCDQKKNRISMLVSVKTKDGLSDERELVLDGQTGEIMRWANRE from the coding sequence GTGAAAAGGGAAGGAGGATTTATTTATCCGCAAGTACTGGCTGTGATTCTATTTTTTCTTTTGATCCTAGGGGCGATGACGATTGGGTTTCAAAAAGAGCTGAGAAGTGTAGAGCTGACGATTTCGTTTTATAAAAAACAGCAGCTTTTCCGGGTGGGGGTGAGTGAAGCTGTCCGTACATTACATCATTTGTGTGAAAAGCAGCATACCCCTATTGACACTGAAGAAGGCCGAGTGACATTAAAGCAGGTGACATGTGATCAAAAGAAAAATCGTATCAGCATGTTAGTTAGTGTGAAAACAAAAGATGGTTTATCAGATGAACGGGAACTCGTGCTGGATGGGCAGACCGGTGAAATCATGAGATGGGCAAACCGTGAATAG
- the comGF gene encoding competence type IV pilus minor pilin ComGF codes for MYHTTYTKSRPYAFTRLMNGEQGFTLVQALWQLQLFLFLSFGCVLLFSTASKAHPFEEMNRFSQMEWKQTVLQLDEELSRATAIRSVQGGKALEYVSDKGRVVTIEPYQEMLRKRMDQAGHLPLLQKVKECRVRTNQYRAILKVTDESGKVYEAVFFIYKGVVPTL; via the coding sequence GTGTATCATACAACTTACACAAAAAGCAGACCATATGCTTTCACCAGACTGATGAACGGTGAACAAGGTTTTACGCTTGTCCAGGCTCTATGGCAATTGCAGCTATTTTTGTTCCTTTCTTTTGGCTGTGTCCTGCTCTTTTCAACAGCTTCGAAAGCTCATCCTTTTGAAGAGATGAACCGATTCTCACAAATGGAGTGGAAACAGACTGTCCTGCAATTAGATGAAGAATTAAGCCGAGCAACGGCTATTCGATCGGTGCAAGGAGGTAAAGCGTTAGAATATGTATCTGATAAAGGGCGAGTCGTAACGATTGAGCCATATCAAGAGATGCTTCGAAAGAGAATGGATCAGGCAGGCCATCTTCCTTTATTACAAAAGGTCAAAGAATGTCGCGTGAGGACTAATCAGTATAGGGCTATTCTTAAAGTTACAGATGAATCTGGTAAGGTGTATGAAGCCGTTTTTTTCATATATAAAGGAGTGGTTCCTACATTGTGA
- the comGE gene encoding competence type IV pilus minor pilin ComGE, producing the protein MFKSNRGFSTIETLFACHIFLFAAIVLMPAYEKIMIGKKEVRAKLEAYQILHEQMNESFIDGTKSSVKKKRGDITYVFNWDKEKGCVSYNLHKKQTICFHQTDER; encoded by the coding sequence ATGTTCAAAAGCAATAGAGGGTTTAGTACGATTGAAACGCTGTTTGCTTGTCATATCTTCCTATTTGCAGCCATTGTGCTTATGCCAGCCTATGAAAAAATCATGATAGGGAAAAAGGAAGTAAGAGCCAAACTTGAAGCTTACCAAATTTTGCATGAACAGATGAATGAATCGTTCATAGATGGTACAAAATCTTCTGTCAAAAAGAAGCGAGGCGACATCACATATGTATTCAATTGGGATAAAGAGAAGGGATGTGTATCATACAACTTACACAAAAAGCAGACCATATGCTTTCACCAGACTGATGAACGGTGA